The Paenibacillus sp. MBLB1832 genome has a window encoding:
- a CDS encoding DegV family protein, translating to MTTIKIITDSSCDLPRTTVNEIGVAIVPLSVHFGEECMKPDMDLSDFYARMKRESALPKTSSPSPGHFLTEYQKCEPDQDILVLCLSSSLSSTYHHAVMAKEMLLEEGFTGNIEVIDSKTTSLGLGVLVYQAARLVAEGVPFQDVVASVAQAITKSDTFFFLDTLENVIKGGRLDKVRGAVASVLNIKLLMKASEEGAIEVVEKIRGSQQALKRLIGFLSDKEHDYERDVIAIAHSNCESRAREFMAQLLEKHPFRQVLFSNMGTVIGTYAGEGGVLVAY from the coding sequence ATGACGACAATCAAGATTATCACGGATAGCAGCTGTGACCTTCCTAGAACGACGGTGAACGAAATCGGAGTAGCAATTGTTCCTTTATCCGTTCATTTCGGCGAGGAGTGCATGAAGCCAGATATGGATCTCTCTGATTTCTATGCACGCATGAAGAGAGAAAGCGCTTTGCCGAAAACCTCGAGTCCATCACCTGGACATTTTCTAACGGAGTATCAGAAATGCGAGCCAGATCAGGATATTCTTGTGCTTTGTCTGTCATCGTCATTAAGCTCAACCTATCATCATGCGGTAATGGCCAAAGAGATGTTGCTGGAGGAAGGTTTCACAGGTAACATTGAAGTCATTGATTCGAAAACGACATCACTTGGACTTGGTGTGCTCGTGTATCAGGCGGCGCGATTGGTTGCTGAAGGCGTCCCTTTCCAAGATGTGGTTGCGTCAGTGGCGCAAGCGATCACGAAGTCAGACACGTTTTTCTTTCTGGATACTTTGGAAAATGTCATCAAGGGCGGAAGATTGGACAAAGTCCGCGGCGCTGTTGCCTCCGTGCTGAATATCAAGCTGTTGATGAAAGCGAGCGAAGAGGGCGCGATTGAAGTTGTGGAGAAGATCCGCGGCAGTCAGCAAGCCTTGAAGCGATTGATCGGCTTTCTTAGCGATAAGGAGCATGATTATGAGCGAGATGTGATTGCCATCGCCCATAGTAACTGTGAGTCTCGCGCACGTGAGTTCATGGCTCAGCTCCTGGAAAAGCATCCGTTTCGTCAGGTGCTTTTCTCCAATATGGGTACGGTCATCGGCACCTATGCTGGTGAAGGCGG
- a CDS encoding DegV family protein, whose translation MSRVRIFTDSTCDLHAELLQRFQIEVVPLYVIFEEQTYKDGVTVNAMQLFDLVEQQDKLPKTAAPSPLDFEHAFGPVIAEGDDIVYIGLSSELSSTFQNAVIAAGSFPDDRITVIDSRTLSTGIGILVLKAAQAALEGRSREEIQALIEPMTAKMEVSFIIDTLEYLHKGGRCSSVQAFIGSLLKIRPIVKVINGTMTLTHKVRGKREKALQQLLDQALAMKEELDTDFMFITHAQALDEALYVKEQFELHTQVKNVYITETGCVISSHCGPQTLGIVFAKK comes from the coding sequence ATGTCTCGGGTTCGAATTTTTACGGACAGTACTTGCGATTTACATGCAGAGCTTCTGCAACGCTTCCAAATTGAAGTAGTTCCGTTATACGTCATCTTCGAGGAGCAAACCTATAAGGATGGTGTGACGGTCAATGCAATGCAGCTATTCGACCTTGTAGAGCAGCAGGACAAGCTGCCCAAAACAGCGGCACCATCACCGCTCGATTTCGAACATGCCTTTGGCCCTGTTATAGCCGAGGGCGATGATATTGTGTATATCGGCCTTTCGTCTGAGCTGTCCTCGACCTTTCAGAATGCTGTTATCGCAGCAGGCAGCTTTCCCGATGATCGAATTACGGTGATCGATTCTCGCACGTTATCTACCGGCATTGGCATCCTTGTTCTAAAAGCGGCACAAGCGGCGCTAGAAGGGCGCAGCCGTGAGGAGATTCAGGCCCTTATAGAGCCAATGACCGCAAAGATGGAAGTATCCTTCATTATTGATACGCTGGAATATTTACATAAAGGCGGTCGATGCTCCAGTGTTCAAGCGTTTATCGGCAGCCTGCTGAAAATTAGACCGATCGTTAAAGTTATCAATGGCACGATGACACTTACGCATAAAGTAAGAGGTAAGCGGGAGAAAGCCCTGCAGCAGTTGCTGGATCAAGCTTTGGCCATGAAAGAGGAGCTGGACACGGACTTCATGTTCATTACCCATGCTCAAGCGTTAGATGAAGCTTTGTATGTCAAAGAGCAATTTGAACTGCACACCCAAGTGAAAAACGTATATATAACGGAAACCGGTTGCGTGATTTCGAGCCACTGCGGACCTCAGACACTAGGTATTGTTTTTGCCAAAAAATAA
- a CDS encoding SDR family NAD(P)-dependent oxidoreductase has product MYLPSFQLNNKVALVTGAGRGIGRALAIGLAEAGADVAIFARTAADLEVVAAEIRALGRQAYPFTVDVTQREHIEEAVEAIIAQTGRIDILINNAGMNIRSQALAVTDEEWDTIMQTNLKSAFLCSQIVGRHMQGREYGRIINIASVAGQVALRTGVVYAATKAAMIQMTKVLALEWGKFGIQVNGIGPWYFKTPLTEKILNQPDYLAEIIARTPLKRVGELEELVGPAVFLASDAANYVTGQTLFVDGGMTIYGF; this is encoded by the coding sequence ATGTATTTACCTTCATTTCAATTGAATAATAAAGTTGCCCTTGTCACAGGTGCTGGCAGAGGAATCGGAAGAGCACTGGCTATCGGTTTGGCTGAAGCTGGGGCAGATGTGGCAATCTTCGCTAGAACAGCGGCTGATCTCGAAGTTGTAGCGGCTGAAATTCGTGCTTTAGGTAGACAAGCCTATCCATTTACGGTGGATGTTACACAACGTGAACACATCGAGGAGGCCGTTGAGGCTATTATTGCGCAAACAGGACGTATTGATATCCTGATTAATAATGCAGGTATGAACATTCGCAGCCAAGCGCTAGCCGTCACGGATGAAGAGTGGGATACGATCATGCAGACGAATTTGAAATCAGCCTTTTTATGCTCTCAAATTGTCGGTCGTCATATGCAGGGGCGCGAATACGGCCGTATTATTAATATCGCTTCTGTTGCAGGACAAGTTGCTCTGCGAACAGGCGTTGTCTATGCAGCGACGAAGGCTGCGATGATTCAAATGACCAAAGTGCTCGCACTGGAATGGGGAAAATTTGGGATTCAAGTGAATGGGATCGGACCTTGGTACTTCAAGACGCCGCTGACTGAAAAAATATTAAATCAGCCTGATTATTTAGCTGAAATTATTGCCAGAACACCGTTGAAACGTGTTGGGGAGCTGGAAGAGTTAGTCGGTCCTGCGGTTTTCCTGGCATCAGATGCGGCAAATTATGTGACAGGTCAAACCCTATTTGTCGATGGGGGCATGACCATTTACGGATTTTAG
- the trhA gene encoding PAQR family membrane homeostasis protein TrhA, translating to MQYSMKEERANAITHGIGVLLSIAALVMLIVQACSQGNAWHIVSFSIFGTALVILYTCSTLVHSLTHEKAKDVFELLDHSAIYVLIAGSYTPFLLVTLRGVLGWTFFGVIWGLALIGIVLKLFFVKRFILASTICYIVMGWLIVIAFKPLYTQLPFSGIVWLGGGGLLYTLGSIFYVWRRVPYHHAIWHLFVLAGSACHFICIFGYVR from the coding sequence ATGCAATATTCCATGAAAGAAGAACGAGCAAATGCCATTACGCACGGAATCGGCGTCCTATTGAGCATTGCCGCATTGGTTATGCTGATTGTGCAAGCCTGCTCCCAAGGAAACGCGTGGCATATTGTCAGCTTCAGCATTTTCGGAACAGCACTTGTTATTTTATACACCTGTTCCACCCTGGTTCACAGCTTAACGCACGAGAAAGCCAAAGATGTCTTCGAGCTGCTGGATCATTCTGCGATTTATGTGTTAATTGCAGGCAGCTATACGCCATTTCTGTTAGTCACGCTGCGCGGGGTCCTAGGATGGACATTTTTCGGCGTGATTTGGGGCTTAGCCCTCATCGGCATTGTTCTGAAGCTTTTTTTCGTAAAAAGATTCATCCTCGCCTCCACGATTTGTTATATCGTGATGGGTTGGTTGATCGTGATCGCGTTCAAGCCGCTATACACGCAGTTACCGTTCAGCGGGATTGTCTGGCTCGGCGGCGGCGGCTTACTCTATACGCTCGGCTCAATCTTCTATGTATGGAGGCGCGTTCCTTATCACCATGCCATCTGGCACTTATTCGTGCTGGCCGGCAGCGCCTGTCATTTCATTTGTATTTTTGGATATGTCCGATAA
- a CDS encoding GDSL-type esterase/lipase family protein translates to MEKRIQYVAFGDSLTVGYGAEEGQGFVSVYRHRLECQLAVPVSLCHAGTNGATTAQLLETLESDLQLQKDIQEANLITITAGGNDLIQAAIPFFYDGDNSVLKTALQTYESNYRKIVHQIEQLRQGIQTPYLLVLIGLYNPIPQIPDAAYWIQRFNLFLRKLEQPHIQVVQVYDNFVDQAAQFLSEDAIHPNGLGYEQLANQLELVVTMQQLEKLIG, encoded by the coding sequence ATGGAAAAAAGAATTCAATATGTGGCGTTTGGCGATTCTTTAACCGTTGGTTATGGTGCCGAGGAAGGTCAAGGCTTCGTTTCAGTCTATCGGCATCGGCTGGAATGTCAATTGGCTGTTCCTGTTTCCTTGTGTCACGCTGGCACGAATGGTGCCACAACCGCGCAATTGTTGGAAACGCTTGAGTCTGACCTCCAATTACAGAAGGATATCCAAGAAGCGAACCTCATCACCATTACAGCAGGCGGAAATGATTTGATTCAAGCGGCGATTCCCTTCTTTTATGACGGTGACAATTCGGTGTTGAAGACAGCTCTTCAAACGTATGAAAGCAACTACAGAAAAATCGTTCATCAAATCGAGCAGCTGCGGCAAGGCATCCAAACTCCGTATTTGCTCGTGCTAATTGGCTTATACAATCCCATTCCGCAAATTCCCGACGCAGCGTATTGGATTCAACGCTTTAATTTGTTCCTGCGGAAGTTAGAGCAGCCTCATATTCAAGTCGTGCAAGTCTACGATAATTTCGTTGATCAAGCGGCACAGTTCCTCTCCGAGGATGCGATACATCCGAATGGATTGGGATATGAACAGTTGGCCAATCAACTGGAGTTGGTTGTCACCATGCAGCAGCTGGAGAAGCTCATTGGTTAG
- a CDS encoding M20 family metallopeptidase, with translation MKSSISQSIDGNADRFKEISSYIGANPELGHEEFLAFARLTAELEHHGFQIERGVLDIPTAFIATYDSGKPGPVVAFLAEYDALPELGHACGHHLICMMSIGAAIGLKTVLNETGGSIRVYGTPAEETKGAKVPMAEAGLFKDVDIALMAHPYYAYEKSGESLAMDAIQYEFFGRSAHAAAQPYEGINALDAVIQLFNSINALRQQVKSHARIHGIISEGGKAPNIIPDYAAARFYVRSASRTYTNELVQKVLHCAEGAALQTGCTLKTSFYEFSYDELRTNETLSQVFTEQLFALGVDPKEIQTGQDHGSLDLGNVSTQCPTIHPFVKVVNERHLLHTKEFRDLAMTEPALDSMLFTSKALAFTAYEVLSKPDLLAAIKAEFAASK, from the coding sequence TTGAAATCCTCCATTTCTCAAAGCATTGATGGGAACGCCGATAGATTCAAAGAAATCTCAAGCTATATCGGAGCGAATCCCGAACTCGGACACGAAGAATTTCTGGCATTTGCCCGGCTGACTGCAGAGTTGGAGCATCACGGCTTTCAAATTGAACGCGGTGTATTAGACATACCAACAGCCTTCATCGCTACATACGATTCAGGCAAACCAGGCCCTGTCGTGGCGTTTCTCGCTGAGTACGATGCGCTGCCTGAGCTCGGTCATGCATGCGGCCATCATCTCATCTGTATGATGAGTATCGGCGCCGCTATCGGCTTGAAAACCGTCCTGAACGAAACAGGCGGCAGCATACGCGTCTACGGAACACCAGCAGAAGAAACCAAAGGCGCCAAAGTGCCGATGGCAGAAGCTGGTTTATTCAAGGATGTTGACATCGCCTTGATGGCACACCCTTATTATGCCTATGAAAAATCCGGTGAATCCCTCGCCATGGATGCCATCCAGTATGAGTTCTTCGGGCGTTCTGCTCACGCCGCAGCACAGCCCTATGAAGGGATCAACGCGCTGGACGCGGTTATCCAGCTTTTTAACAGCATCAACGCGCTTCGCCAGCAAGTTAAATCACATGCCCGTATTCACGGTATTATCAGCGAAGGCGGCAAAGCACCGAACATTATCCCGGACTACGCAGCAGCTCGATTCTACGTGCGTTCGGCATCGCGGACGTATACGAATGAGCTCGTGCAGAAGGTGCTCCACTGCGCTGAAGGTGCAGCGTTGCAAACGGGGTGCACGTTGAAAACATCTTTCTATGAGTTTTCTTATGACGAGCTCCGCACGAATGAAACATTGTCGCAGGTGTTCACGGAGCAGTTATTCGCCTTAGGCGTCGACCCGAAAGAGATTCAAACCGGCCAAGACCATGGCTCTTTAGACTTAGGCAATGTCTCGACGCAATGTCCAACCATTCACCCCTTCGTTAAAGTCGTGAACGAACGTCATCTGCTGCATACCAAGGAATTTCGCGATCTCGCGATGACGGAACCTGCCTTGGACAGCATGCTGTTCACATCGAAAGCTCTCGCCTTTACGGCGTATGAAGTGCTCTCGAAGCCAGATTTGCTTGCTGCGATTAA